The Mucilaginibacter gracilis genomic interval TATGCCGGTTATCTGGTATTCGTCAATGGCGCGTATCATGCGTTCAATGGCTTCGGTGCGGTTGGCGCCGTAGGTAATAAGTTTGGCTATCATGGGGTCGTAGTAAATGGGTATTTCCATGCCTTGTTCAAAGCCATCGTCAACCCGCACGCCGGGGCCTTTGGGGGTTTTGTAGGTTTGCAGCGTGCCAATATCCGGAAGGAAATTATTTGCCGGGTCTTCGGCGTAAACGCGTAGTTCCATGGCGTGGCCCTGAATATGCAGGTCCTCCTGTTTAAAGGTTAGGGCGTGGCCCCTCGCAATGTTAATTTGCTCCTTCACTAAATCAATCCCGGTTATCAGTTCGCTCACGGGGTGCTCAACCTGCAGGCGGGTATTCATTTCCAGGAAGTAAAAGTTAAGGTCATCGTCCATAATAAACTCAACCGTGCCGGCACCGGTATAGTTTACCGAGCGGGCCACATCAACGGCGCATTTGCCCATTTGCTGCCTTATCTCCGGCGTTAACACGCTGGATGGTGCTTCTTCTATCACCTTTTGGTGGCGGCGCTGCACCGAGCAGTCGCGCTCAAAAAGGTGTACTATATTGCCGTGTGTATCGCCCAAAATCTGTATCTCGATGTGCCTTGGCGACGACACATAACGCTCAATAAACACCGAACCATCGCCAAAGGCCGATGTAGCTTCGGATACGGCGAGTTGCATTTGCTCCTCAAACTCGTCAACGCTATCAACAATGCGCATGCCTTTGCCGCCGCCGCCTGCCGCCGCCTTAATTAGTATAGGGAAGCCAACCTCAACGGCGCGGTTTTTAGCGTCGTTAACATCGGTTATGGCTTCTTCGGTGCCGGGCACCATGGGTATGTTGTATTTTAGGGCTGCGGCTTTTGCCGATAGTTTATTGCCCATTACCTCCATAGCCTCGGGCGATGGGCCTACCAGTATCAAACCGGCTTCGCGCACCTGCCGCGCAAAGGCAGCATTCTCCGAAAGGAAACCGTAACCGGGATGGATGGCTTCGGCACCGGTTTGTTTGCAGGCCTCAATAATTTTGCTGCCCACCAGGTACGATTGATTTGATGGCGCCGGACCAATATGCACCGCCTCGTCGGCATAGCGCACATGCAGGGCATTGCGGTCGGCGTCCGAGTAAACGGCCACGGTTTTGATACCCATTTCGCGCGCCGAGCGCATAACGCGCAGGGCAATTTCGCCACGGTTGGCAACCAGTAATTTCTTCATCAAAACAAATGTAGTTTTTTGGAAGGAGATATTGAAGGCTGATTGAAAAAGTAAGCGATTGTTTAAAAACATTGAAATGGGTGTGATTGGGAATTGTGGAATCTGATGATAGTCCTAATCCCTTTTGGCGAGCGTAATAGTCCGCATATACAAGCCGGTTGTTTTATTCCCTACTTAGGGAGGGGTGCGTTGGGTTGTGAAGTGTCAGGGAGTGGTTTATTCGCCCAGCTCGCGCATAAACCCCTCCCTACACCCTCCCGTTGGGAGGGAATCGCACAATCCCGCCCGTTTTTTACGTGGTATGAAAACGGAAAAGAATTTGAACTTTGCTAAATTATAAACAATTTTCAGGACAGCATCCAAAACAAAATCCGTATCTTGAAGCGTATCAATCAATATACAGCCCCATGAAAATCACCAAATACATACACTCGTGCCTGGTATTTGAGCAAAACAATTTTAAGTTACTGGTAGACCCCGGCAATTATACTTTTGCTGACGGACTGCTGAGTGCCGACGATTTTGCGGATGTTTCGGCTATTTTAATTACACATATCCATGCCGATCATCTGGATATGGATAACATTAAAAAAATTATCGCGTTAAGCAATGCACCTGTGTTTGGCAATAAGCAAGTGGCCCAGGCACTGCAAAAGGAGGGTATAAACGCTATTTTGTTTACCGATGGTGTGCGCATGTTTGGCCAAATGGAATTTAAGGCCATGCCGATCATCCACATGCCACTATTGGACAGCCCCATTCCCGAAATGACGGGCTATGTTATTAACGGCAATATTTTGCATTCGGTAGATTCGATGGATGCTTCGCTTACGCAAATTGCAGGTATCGACCTGCTCATTTTACCCATTATGGCCCCATTTTGTAACGAATTGCAGGTTACCCAGTTTGCCGACGCCCTAAAACCCAAACATATTTTACCCGTTCACGATGGTTACGCCAAAGCATTTTTTGTAAAGCTGCGCAGCCAAACCTATTTAAAACATTTTGAGGCCCGCGGAATAACCTTTTTACAGCCTCCGGAAGCACATATTAGCAACGGCACAACCGTGGTTTTTAAATTTGCCATTTAACAAAACACTTGCATGTGCAGCGGGTTGTAATGTAAGCACATGCATTTCAAAAATATCCATATTATTATTAACCCGGCTTCGGGCAAGGAAGAACCTATCCTGTCTTATTTAAACACGGTATTGATTGATAGCGGCATCCATTGGGATGTTAGCGTAACTACGCCGTTTAGGCAGGCGTTTGATATTGCAAAATGGCTGATAGGCAAAACAGATTTGATTGTAATTTATGGCGGCGATGGCAGCATTGCCGAGGTTGGCCGCGCCCTGTATGGCTGCGATACGCCTATGGGTATTATACCGGGCGGCACGGCCAACGTAATGTCTAAAGAGCTGGGCATTCCGCAGGATGCTGTTGACGCCGTAAAACTTATAGCAGGAGGCCACACCAAAGTAATTACCATTGATATGGCTATGGCTAACCAAACTCCGTTTTTACTGCGGGTAAACCTGGGCATTATGGCCGATATGATATTGCAAACCAACCGCGATCTGAAAAATAATTTTGGGCAACTGGCTTATGGTATTTCGGCAATACAAACGCTGGTGCAATCGGCACCCATGCAGTATAAATTACTGATAGACGGGCAGGAGTTTAACGAGGAAGGCGTTACGCTTACCGTTACCAATGCGGGCAGCATTGGCTTTAGCGATTTTTCGTTCCTGCCGGATATTAACGTTACCGATGGTTACCTGGATGTGATACTGATGAACAATACCGATTTAACATCGTTACTACGCGTGGCCGGCACAATGCTGTTCCAAACAGAATCGGACGTGTTAAAGCATTGGCGCTGCAAGCAGGTTACCGTTACCCTAAACCAGCCCGTAAGTTACATTTGCGACGATACCGAACAGCAAAGCAGCGTTATCAGCATCAAAATAATGCCCCGCGTGCTTAAAGTTTTAGTGGCCGATAATTACCACGCCCATGTACGGTAAACTGAGGAGCCTGTGGGTTATTTTTAAAATTTTTGTAATGAAAATTTTGGATAACCTTCACCGTGTTATTTTTGGCTTGCCCATATTAAAACGATGCCAAATTACCGCAAACTTGTTTTTAGGCAGCCAGTACAACAAAATAGGTTTAAAAAAGCTGCACAAACTGGGCGTTACCGCCATAGTGAACATGCGCATCCATTCGGTTTATAAAAGTGCGCAGTATAAGGGTTTTAAATACCTGCACCTGCCCACTGTTGATAACACCCCACCCCCAATTGACGATTTACTGAAAGGCGCCCTGTTTATTGAAAACGAAATAAACCACGGCGGCAAAGCCTACGTACATTGCCGGCAGGGCCTTGGCCGTGGCCCCACCATGGCGCTGGCCTACCTCATTAAAATTGGAACCACCCTGCCCGATGCGCTGGCACTGATAAAAAAAGTACGTCCGTTTGCATCTCCCCGCCCCGGCCAAATTGAACGCCTAAAAGAGTTTGAAGTTTATTGCAGAAAGAATTTTGGTTAGGGAGATTAGGCACTTTGCCCATTTTTGTTAGCCAACGTTGCATATTTGCCAAGTATTGCGCCTACGGCGCAAAAACTAATTGCATAATATATTTTCTACCGGGCTATTGCACCTAACGGCGCGGGCGTGTACGCAGATCCTTTTTAAACTCCGTAGGAGTTATATGTCGGTAGAAAAAACGGTTGGCAAGCAATTCGTGCCGTAGGTACGATACTTCGCCCATTGCTATTAGCCAACCTTGCATACTCGCCAAGTATTGCACCTACGGCGCAAAAACCAATTGCATATTATTATTCTACCGGGCTATTGCACCTAACGGCGCAGCATGAGGCGTGTGGTTAAAATGTGGGTACAGACTATGATATGGTAGTCGGTTTTTTATCCTCCTACTCGTTCCGCAAAGTTTTTACGGGGTTTATTAAACTTGTTTTTACGGTTTGGAAACTTACCGTGGCCAGGGCTATAAGCATAATGGAGCCTCCCGACAGGGCAAATACCCACCATTGTAGCGGCGTGTGGTAGGCGTATGCCTGCAGCCACCTGTGCATGGCGTACCAGGCTATGGGCGATGCAATGAGTAGGGCCAATACCACGAGCAACAAAAACTCGGCCGATAGGAGCCCAAATAGTGATGCAACGCTTGCCCCCAATACCTTGCGGATGCCTATCTCCTTAACGCGTTGCTGGGCGGTAAACATAGCCAAACCTAACAGGCCCAGGCACGATACAAAAATTGCCAGCGCACTAAAAACATTGGATAGTTTAACCACTACCTGCTCGCTTTTGTAAAGCTGCTGGTATTGCTCGTCCGAAAAATAGTAGGTGAACGGAAACTCGGGGTTGATTTGTTTACACAAGGTTTGCAGGCTCGCCAATACATTGCCGGTATGGCCGGGTTTAATGCGTACCAGCAAATAGCCGCCATCAAGTATGCCGGGACTTAGGCGCAGCACAAGGGGTTTTATCTCGTTGTGCAAGGATGCGAAGTGGAAGTTTTTTACCACGCCGATGATGTTACCTTTTACGCCCCACATATTGATGGTTTTGCCTACGGCATTGGTATAGCCCAGCTTTTGCCCGGCGGCCTCGTTAATAATATAATTGTTGGCATCGGCGGGGTAGGCTTTGGAGTAATCGCGGCCCTGGAGCATTTGCAGTTTCATGGCCGAAGCAAAATCGTAGCCAATGGCGGCTATAGCAAAAGATACTTTGGTGCCCGGTTGCTTGCCGTCCCAATCGATTGATGTGGTAGCATCGTCAATAAAAGTGGGTGTGGTTGATATGTTTGACACCGAAGCAACACCCGGCATGTTAAGGGCGGCGGTTTTAAATAAATCGTACTTGGCGTTTAGCGCGCCCTCTACGGGGATGTAAATCAAATTATCGCGATCGTAACCCAGGTTTAGGGTTTGGATGTATCTAACCTGCCGCGATACCACTATGGTTGCGATAATTAATATTCCGGATAGCACAAACTGAAAAACTACCAGGCCCTTGCGAAACCAAACTGCGCCCGTATTTATCTTGGATGTGCCCTTTAGCACCTTAACCGGATTAAACGACGACAGAAACAAGGCCGGGTAACTGCCCGATATAAACCCTGTAAGCAATATCAATAAAAGTATTTTTAGCCAAAAGCCTGCACTGTTAAAAGGTATGGTTATTTGCTTTTGGGTTATTTGGTTAAAGGCAGGCAAAAACAGCGTAATTAAAAACAAGGCAACAGCAACGGCCAAAACGGTAAATAGCAACGATTCGCCTATAAATTGTTTGATGAGTGTGCCGCGCACTGCGCCCAATACCTTGCGCACGCCAATTTCGCGCGAGCGTTTAACCGACTGGGCGGTGGCCAAATTCATAAAATTAACGCAGGCTATAAGTAATAAAAATATGGCGGCAATGCTAAACAAATGTACATAGGCTATACGGCCACCTTCAATATTACCGTTAACAAAATTGGAGTGCAGGTAAACATCGCCATAAGGCTGCAAACCGTGTTCGGAATGGAAAGCGGCGTTTTCTACCCGGTAATGGCTAGCCAAACGGCGTAACTTTTTGCCAACCTGTTGCGCACTGGCATTAGGTTTTAGCATAACGTAGGTTGCGGGGCCGCTATTGTCCCACTGTTTTTGGCCGGGATGCGTAGCCAAATACGCCTGCCAGTTAATAACATACTCAAACCTGCGCGATGAGTTTTGCGGCACATTGGCAAACACGGCTGTAACTACAAAACTTTCGCTGTTATCAAACCTAAGGGCCTGGCCCATTGCCTGCTCAACGCCGCCAAAAAGCACATTAGCCATTTTTTGCGATATAGCTATACTAACCGGTGTGCTTAGGGCACTTTGCGGTGTGCCTGCCAGCAAGGGGTAAGTAAACATTTTAAATAAATCGGCACCGGCGTAGGTGCCTTCCAGTTTAATGGTTTTATTGGCGGCTTTAAAGGTGTGGATATTATTGCTTTCTTGCATGGCGGCGGCGTATTGCACCTCGGGCATAATGCGTTTAAGCTCATCGGCCATAACGCCGGGGGTTTCATAGTCGGCAGTAATTTTATGATCCAGGTATTCGCGTTCGTAAACACGGTACAGGCGCGAGTTGTTAACGTGGTAAGCATCAACGCTTAACTCGCTTTGTACCCATAACAGCATAAATAAACTACAGGTGAGCCCTATTGCCAGCCCCGCAATATTTATAAACGTATGTGCCTTGTTTTTGCTTAAATTACGGAAAGCTATTTTTAAGTAACTGAATATCATGCCTAATTATGCTATAAAAATAATAATGCTAAACCACCGCCAAAATGCCAGCAAAGCCAGTGCCATGTATTAATTTATTGATTTTTAATTAATTATAAACAACAGAGTCAAAAATACCGTTCGGTTTTGATACAGCAATTGTACGGTTTTGGGATGTTTTTTTTACAAAAGCGATACATTGCGCAAATAGGTGTACATACCAATCTATATTACAACATATTAACTAAATTTATGCGGTGTTTATTTTAATTTAACACGTTAATAACTTTAATGTTATTTTTTTGTTACAATTGCTAACTATTCTGTTATATTTGTTTACTAATTAAACAGATACGATTAAACCCTTAATGAATTTACAATGAAAAAGTGCCTTTCGCATTTTACAGTTGTAGTGATGGTGATATGTGTGCTATTTGCAGGTTGCAAAAAAACCGATGTTACCCCTACAGCTTCCGATCCGCAACTTACTTTTGCTTTAATTCCGGATAGCCAGCTTATTACATTTGGTGCGGCTAAAACCGAGGGAGGCCTTACCCCTTTTACTACCACCAAGCAAACTTTTAGCTGGTATGCAGGCACGGCCAATATTACTAAATTTAGGCTCAATGCTAAACGTGGCGATGTAGCATCAGAGTACTCGTCGGGAGCTATAAGCAATGTTGATTTATTTGCTACGGCTTCGCTGTTAAGCACCATTAATATTACCAAAGGCGATTATACACTTGTTAAAGCTACCGTTGTTTTTACGCAAACCCCTACTGCACCATACCCTTTGGTATTGCAGGGCACCTATACAACCAGCAACAGCACCGCAGTACCACTGGAATTTGACCTTAACGACAATTTGGAAGTAAGCGTTCCACTGGCCAACATTATTGCCGATGGCACCAAAGATTTTACTACCAATATAGCCATGCACTTAAATGCGTTTTTAAGCAACGTTACCGCGCAAGAAATTGATGGCGCAACCCGCACCAATGGCGTTATATTGATAAGCAAAACCATTAACACCGCCCTTTACAACAAAATTAAAGCCAATATGCTAATATGCAGCGCAGGCTTTTTGTTTAACAAACCAAAATAGTTACAACCGGCTACAGCTATAAAAGCCCTTGGTTAAGCATCAAAATAATTTGATGGTTAACCAAGGGCTTTTGCATTATCATGTTAGCCTAACAGGTTGCCGGTAAACTCCATGCGGATGCGGGCCTGGAAACCTTCGATGGTTTTAAATATTTCGGTAAGGGTTACGCGCTCAATTTTGGTGAGCGTTTCGGGGTCGATATAATTATTGGGCGCCGTTTTATCGTGAATAATTTGAGTGGCCTGGCGGCGCAAACGCAAACTCATTAAAAAATAGTATGATTGTATGAGTTCGTGATAAGCGGCTTCGGTAAACACACCTTTATCTTTAAGAGCCTTTAGGCGTTCGCCGGTGTTAACATCAAAAATATGGTGTTTAAGGGCGTATACACGGGCCAAATCAACAATGGGTGTCATGGCGCGTTTAATATCAAACACATCCTGCGAATCTTTTGTAAACGTGCGGATGCGTTTAAAAAAAGTAAGCGGCGGCTCGTACTGCAAAGCGTTTTTGGCCATGTGGAAAAACAGTTTTTCCATGGGGCGTTCAAGTTCTTTATCTAAAAAGTCTTTAAGCTCGGTCATGATGGCTTCTTCGCCATAAATGTGGCGGCAATCAAAAAACGTGGAAAACTTAATCACACTTTCTGGTACCGATTCGGCCATCCAACTCAAATAGTTTCGTTTCCAGTAGGATAAGGAGTGCGTCCACTCGGGGTTCATGGCCATAAAACCGCCGTCGCAATAAATAAAGCCAATGAAATTGAGCTTGTCGGATACGCGCTTGGCAAATTCTAAAAAGTATTCGCGCACTTCTTCGCGGTGTTCGTTTGCCTTGTCTTCGTAAATAATGGCGTTATCCTGGTCGGTTTTAAAAGTTTGCTCTTTGCGGCCCTCGCTGCCAAGCACCATAAACACAAATTTGGCCGGCGGTTTGCCCACTTCCTCAATCACACTCTCAATAACCTTTATGGCAATGGTATCGGCAACGGTGGTTATCACCTGGTTTACAATTTCGGCATGCACGCCGCGGCCCAAAAGCTGGGTGGCCATTTGCGGCACGCTATCCCACTTGCGTTTGAGTTCTTCGACAGAAATGGCCAGCTTAACCGATTGTATAAATACCAATGGCGATTGCGCCTGCTCGCTCAGTAATTTGGTGCGGCTTATAAAACCAACAAACTGCCCATCTTTTTTGATAAGCAGGTAGCGCGTTTTGGTACGAAACATCATCAAAATAGCCTCGTAAACGTAAGCATCGCTATTAATCACTACTATGGGGTTATCCATAATCTGGCTAATGGGCAGGCCGGCATCTAAACGGCGGGCAACAACGTTATCGCGCAGGGTAATATCGGTAGCATAACCTATAATGTCGCCTTGTTGGTTTTTTACAAAAACGCAGCTTATTTTATGATGCGCCATTAAGCGGGCAGCCTCAAAAATTGGGGTATCATCGGCACAGGCCACAATATCGCGGTACTCCATGCTCTCCATTTTGCGCGAATAGAGTTGCTCGGAGGCGATGTAACTTTCTTCGAAGGTAACGGGGTGCTTAAAAAAATGAGCAAACTCGTCGTTAAGCATCATTTTGCCAAACTCGGATGTAAAGTACTGAAAAAAAGCATCATAGGCCTTGCATATTGCCCTAAACTCTTTACGGTGTAAAAAGTATATTATGGTGCCTTTTTTTGCAATTACCGTGCGTAAAGATTGTTTGCGGTTAACCAGCATTGATATACCACCAAAACAGTGGCCGCTTTGGTAATGCTCTAACAGGCGTTTGTTTTGGGCACTATCGTAAAAAAACGATTCGTACTCGCCCTCAACCAAAATATCAATACCGCGCAGCTTGGTTATTTCTTGTTTGTAAATAACGGTTTCTTTACTATATCTTATTTCTTGTAACTGTTGGGCAACCTCTTCGAGCACTTGCTGGGGCAGCAGGTTAAAGGGGTGTACAGTTTTTAAAAAATCAACCCGGTTTTTCATAGCCAGTATGCAATTAAAAGGGTGAATGCAAATAAAAGTAAACCAGATAGGCCACAGCCGCTTTTAAGCGCGGGCTGATGGCGGCGGCGTTCGCGGTCGGCCCGTTGTTTTTCTATGGCCCCGTCGGTTATGCCGCCATTGCGCAATATCTCAAAAAAACAGGCGGCGGTAGCTTCGGCATCAACCATGGCGTTGTGCTGGTGGTGCAGCGGTTTGTTAAACAAGGTGCTGTACAATTGCCCCAGGCGCAAATACGTGGCCTGCGGGTTGCGGGTGTACTGGCTTGAGCCCAGCATGGTGCAATACATGGGTAGGCTGGCAATGGGGTTATCCATACCCAGGCGATAAAAATCGGCCCCGGTTATATTATAATCAAGTTCCATGTAATGGCCAACCACCATGGGCTGGTAATGTTTCAAATCGGCATAAAGCAAATCCATCACAAACTTGCGGGGTTGGCCGTTTTGGGTTAAAAAATCGCGCGTTATGCCATGTATTTTAAGGGCCTGGGGACTTATTTCAAAGTCGTTATCGCTTATGTAATGGTCTTCGCGTTTAAGTTCCGCGCCATCGCGGGTATAAATAATCCATGATACCTGCACCGCGTAGGGCCAGTTGGCATTGTTGGAGTAAGGCTGCGTCCAATCAATAGGCAGCCCCGTTGTTTCGGTATCTATAAAGAGGATGTGGTTTTGCACTAGGTTAGATTTATTTTTGATTTCGGATTTCGGATGTTCGATTTCGGAGTTATTTTGATTTTTGATTTATCACGGTGTTATTGCGAGTGATAGAATGCTGCGGCCTATGAAAGTGAACTGACGAATAAGAGCGTTGGCTTGTGCGATTCCCCTCTCGAGAGGGGCGGAGGGGTGTGTTATTTTCGAAATGCCTGGCGTACAACACACCCCGGCCACTACACGTTTCAACCCGCCCCCTCTCGAGAGGGGAATTAAAAACGTCATGGGTAGGTACCAAGCAACCGCACGGAGGTATGTTTGCTCTGTATAGCCGCTTTGCTTATGTGCGGTTGCTTCGTACCTCGCAATGACAAAGGTTTTTTCTTCTTCCATACTCAAAACGTTTTATTTATCTTCCATCTTACGTGGTCCTTCTTCCATCCTCCTGATACAACTTCCATAAATCCGAAATCCGCCCTCCGACATCCGAAACATCTCAATTCGCTTTTATAGTTTCCTTAGTGGTGCCGCAATCATCCATGTCTTTACCGTAATATGGGTTGTGTATGGCGGCGGTTTGGCTTAACCAGGTTGCTTTTTTCATGGGGCAATACTGGGCGTAAATAACCATGGTGTTGCTTTTAAAGGCTTTAACTACGGCCAGCATGTTTTTGCTGAGGCTGGTAAAATGCTCGCGCTGGTGCGCCAACTTGTCGGACTCGCTGATGTGTTCGCCATCAAACCTTAATTTTTCGCCGTAGGCAAGCCAAATGGTTTTTTGTTTGGCATCAAGCTGGTTGCTGCCAACCTCTTTAACTGCGGCGGCAAACTCTTTGGCGTTGCTATTGGCCAGCTTGCTGTTATCGGCCACCAGGGCATCTTTAATACCTAAATAGGCTTTAAGCACGTGGTTAAAACTGGTGTTAACGGTGGCGGTTTGTGCATTGGCGCTCATACCACTTAGCAAAAGGGCAATTATTAAATATTTTACAGTTTTCATTTTTGGCTTTTAATTTTATTGCTCAAATATAAGGCTTATCCTTATCATTTGCTGGCCCGGTACTCAAGCTGTTTAACGGCTTCGGCCTTTTTTAAGGCTTGTTCTGCGGTATCGGGCTCAAAGGTTAGCGTTGGCGGCGGATAAGCGTAGTTAAACACATCGGCTATGTAAGGTTTTTTGTTGCATAATATGGTATCGGTACTTTGCGATAGCACTTCGAAGGTGTGGTGGTGCAAGCTATCGAGTATAAAAATGTTGTTTATATATTTTTCGGCAAAGCGGTTTGAAATCAATATAATGCCCGACTGCGGCACGTTAATATCAATATTGCGGTAAAAAAAACGCCTGGGCTGTAACCTGGGCTGGTTATCAACCCCGTAAACC includes:
- a CDS encoding diacylglycerol/lipid kinase family protein, producing MHFKNIHIIINPASGKEEPILSYLNTVLIDSGIHWDVSVTTPFRQAFDIAKWLIGKTDLIVIYGGDGSIAEVGRALYGCDTPMGIIPGGTANVMSKELGIPQDAVDAVKLIAGGHTKVITIDMAMANQTPFLLRVNLGIMADMILQTNRDLKNNFGQLAYGISAIQTLVQSAPMQYKLLIDGQEFNEEGVTLTVTNAGSIGFSDFSFLPDINVTDGYLDVILMNNTDLTSLLRVAGTMLFQTESDVLKHWRCKQVTVTLNQPVSYICDDTEQQSSVISIKIMPRVLKVLVADNYHAHVR
- a CDS encoding DUF294 nucleotidyltransferase-like domain-containing protein, with protein sequence MKNRVDFLKTVHPFNLLPQQVLEEVAQQLQEIRYSKETVIYKQEITKLRGIDILVEGEYESFFYDSAQNKRLLEHYQSGHCFGGISMLVNRKQSLRTVIAKKGTIIYFLHRKEFRAICKAYDAFFQYFTSEFGKMMLNDEFAHFFKHPVTFEESYIASEQLYSRKMESMEYRDIVACADDTPIFEAARLMAHHKISCVFVKNQQGDIIGYATDITLRDNVVARRLDAGLPISQIMDNPIVVINSDAYVYEAILMMFRTKTRYLLIKKDGQFVGFISRTKLLSEQAQSPLVFIQSVKLAISVEELKRKWDSVPQMATQLLGRGVHAEIVNQVITTVADTIAIKVIESVIEEVGKPPAKFVFMVLGSEGRKEQTFKTDQDNAIIYEDKANEHREEVREYFLEFAKRVSDKLNFIGFIYCDGGFMAMNPEWTHSLSYWKRNYLSWMAESVPESVIKFSTFFDCRHIYGEEAIMTELKDFLDKELERPMEKLFFHMAKNALQYEPPLTFFKRIRTFTKDSQDVFDIKRAMTPIVDLARVYALKHHIFDVNTGERLKALKDKGVFTEAAYHELIQSYYFLMSLRLRRQATQIIHDKTAPNNYIDPETLTKIERVTLTEIFKTIEGFQARIRMEFTGNLLG
- a CDS encoding 3'-5' exonuclease, translating into MQNHILFIDTETTGLPIDWTQPYSNNANWPYAVQVSWIIYTRDGAELKREDHYISDNDFEISPQALKIHGITRDFLTQNGQPRKFVMDLLYADLKHYQPMVVGHYMELDYNITGADFYRLGMDNPIASLPMYCTMLGSSQYTRNPQATYLRLGQLYSTLFNKPLHHQHNAMVDAEATAACFFEILRNGGITDGAIEKQRADRERRRHQPALKSGCGLSGLLLFAFTLLIAYWL
- a CDS encoding dual specificity protein phosphatase family protein, whose product is MKILDNLHRVIFGLPILKRCQITANLFLGSQYNKIGLKKLHKLGVTAIVNMRIHSVYKSAQYKGFKYLHLPTVDNTPPPIDDLLKGALFIENEINHGGKAYVHCRQGLGRGPTMALAYLIKIGTTLPDALALIKKVRPFASPRPGQIERLKEFEVYCRKNFG
- a CDS encoding DUF3347 domain-containing protein — translated: MKTVKYLIIALLLSGMSANAQTATVNTSFNHVLKAYLGIKDALVADNSKLANSNAKEFAAAVKEVGSNQLDAKQKTIWLAYGEKLRFDGEHISESDKLAHQREHFTSLSKNMLAVVKAFKSNTMVIYAQYCPMKKATWLSQTAAIHNPYYGKDMDDCGTTKETIKAN
- a CDS encoding ABC transporter permease; its protein translation is MIFSYLKIAFRNLSKNKAHTFINIAGLAIGLTCSLFMLLWVQSELSVDAYHVNNSRLYRVYEREYLDHKITADYETPGVMADELKRIMPEVQYAAAMQESNNIHTFKAANKTIKLEGTYAGADLFKMFTYPLLAGTPQSALSTPVSIAISQKMANVLFGGVEQAMGQALRFDNSESFVVTAVFANVPQNSSRRFEYVINWQAYLATHPGQKQWDNSGPATYVMLKPNASAQQVGKKLRRLASHYRVENAAFHSEHGLQPYGDVYLHSNFVNGNIEGGRIAYVHLFSIAAIFLLLIACVNFMNLATAQSVKRSREIGVRKVLGAVRGTLIKQFIGESLLFTVLAVAVALFLITLFLPAFNQITQKQITIPFNSAGFWLKILLLILLTGFISGSYPALFLSSFNPVKVLKGTSKINTGAVWFRKGLVVFQFVLSGILIIATIVVSRQVRYIQTLNLGYDRDNLIYIPVEGALNAKYDLFKTAALNMPGVASVSNISTTPTFIDDATTSIDWDGKQPGTKVSFAIAAIGYDFASAMKLQMLQGRDYSKAYPADANNYIINEAAGQKLGYTNAVGKTINMWGVKGNIIGVVKNFHFASLHNEIKPLVLRLSPGILDGGYLLVRIKPGHTGNVLASLQTLCKQINPEFPFTYYFSDEQYQQLYKSEQVVVKLSNVFSALAIFVSCLGLLGLAMFTAQQRVKEIGIRKVLGASVASLFGLLSAEFLLLVVLALLIASPIAWYAMHRWLQAYAYHTPLQWWVFALSGGSIMLIALATVSFQTVKTSLINPVKTLRNE
- a CDS encoding MBL fold metallo-hydrolase — protein: MKITKYIHSCLVFEQNNFKLLVDPGNYTFADGLLSADDFADVSAILITHIHADHLDMDNIKKIIALSNAPVFGNKQVAQALQKEGINAILFTDGVRMFGQMEFKAMPIIHMPLLDSPIPEMTGYVINGNILHSVDSMDASLTQIAGIDLLILPIMAPFCNELQVTQFADALKPKHILPVHDGYAKAFFVKLRSQTYLKHFEARGITFLQPPEAHISNGTTVVFKFAI
- the accC gene encoding acetyl-CoA carboxylase biotin carboxylase subunit; its protein translation is MKKLLVANRGEIALRVMRSAREMGIKTVAVYSDADRNALHVRYADEAVHIGPAPSNQSYLVGSKIIEACKQTGAEAIHPGYGFLSENAAFARQVREAGLILVGPSPEAMEVMGNKLSAKAAALKYNIPMVPGTEEAITDVNDAKNRAVEVGFPILIKAAAGGGGKGMRIVDSVDEFEEQMQLAVSEATSAFGDGSVFIERYVSSPRHIEIQILGDTHGNIVHLFERDCSVQRRHQKVIEEAPSSVLTPEIRQQMGKCAVDVARSVNYTGAGTVEFIMDDDLNFYFLEMNTRLQVEHPVSELITGIDLVKEQINIARGHALTFKQEDLHIQGHAMELRVYAEDPANNFLPDIGTLQTYKTPKGPGVRVDDGFEQGMEIPIYYDPMIAKLITYGANRTEAIERMIRAIDEYQITGITTTLAFGKFVMQHPAFTSGQFDTHFVKKYFTPEVLNTENQDEAKIAAAIFGKLLSAGKQVGPANKAEVGNSDWVKNRRAF